A single window of Actinoallomurus bryophytorum DNA harbors:
- a CDS encoding quinone oxidoreductase family protein: protein MDALMMTGPSQGTDRTEVREIETPRPGRGEVTIDVAYAGINFLDVMARRGDAGYAGAWPYAPGLEVSGTIREIGRDVTDLAVGQRVAAFTAGGGLADVVAVRAGFAVPVPDRVPSPVAAAAPLMLTTALLLLEDAAGFRPGQTVLVHSAGGGVGGAVAQLVPVLGGGLRIGTVGRPDKVVPALGNGYDRALVRDENLTQAVRAATGDAGVDIVLDPLGTTMLETDLAVTAPGGRIVLFGNAGGGEQAPLPPAGRLIGGNLAIGGFSVSRLWATAPRRASAGLRRVLGLLADGRPHLAVTEVGSLADAPAVHQMLAEGRGAGKYVVRLRG, encoded by the coding sequence GTGGACGCGCTGATGATGACCGGACCGTCGCAGGGAACCGACCGCACGGAGGTCCGCGAGATCGAAACGCCCAGGCCGGGGCGGGGTGAGGTGACCATCGACGTGGCGTACGCCGGGATCAACTTCCTCGACGTGATGGCCCGCCGCGGTGACGCCGGCTACGCGGGCGCCTGGCCGTACGCGCCGGGCCTGGAGGTGTCCGGAACGATCCGGGAGATCGGCCGCGACGTCACGGACCTGGCCGTCGGCCAGAGAGTGGCCGCGTTCACCGCGGGCGGCGGCCTGGCCGACGTGGTGGCGGTACGGGCAGGCTTCGCGGTGCCGGTGCCCGACCGGGTCCCGTCGCCGGTCGCCGCGGCCGCCCCTCTCATGCTGACGACCGCGCTCCTCCTCCTGGAGGACGCCGCGGGCTTCCGGCCGGGGCAGACCGTACTCGTGCATTCGGCCGGCGGTGGCGTCGGCGGTGCCGTCGCCCAGCTGGTGCCGGTGCTCGGCGGAGGGCTCCGCATCGGCACGGTGGGCCGTCCCGACAAGGTCGTCCCGGCACTCGGCAACGGGTACGACAGGGCGCTGGTGCGCGACGAGAACCTGACTCAGGCGGTACGGGCCGCGACCGGTGACGCCGGCGTGGACATCGTGCTCGACCCGCTGGGCACCACCATGCTCGAGACCGACCTGGCGGTCACCGCGCCCGGCGGCCGGATCGTCCTGTTCGGCAACGCGGGCGGCGGGGAGCAGGCTCCCCTGCCGCCGGCCGGACGGCTGATCGGCGGCAATCTCGCGATCGGCGGCTTCAGCGTCAGCCGCCTGTGGGCCACGGCGCCGCGACGCGCCTCCGCCGGTCTGCGCCGGGTCCTCGGCCTGCTGGCCGACGGCCGGCCGCACCTCGCGGTCACCGAGGTCGGCTCGCTCGCGGATGCGCCCGCGGTCCACCAGATGCTCGCCGAGGGGCGCGGTGCGGGCAAGTACGTCGTCCGCCTCCGCGGATGA
- a CDS encoding class I SAM-dependent methyltransferase has translation MRRSARGVERHWRHQRLIPAVYDFVVEHERLARLGGRVLWGVDVRAMYASFAEAGRLPTGAAVLDVPCGGGVAFRGVPPGADLRYVAADLSPMMLRRARAEAGRRGLPAVFVRLSVDRLPFPPSAFDLCVTYNGLHCLPDPTSAVAEMARVLRPGGVLRGSAVVTGAGRRFDALIAVFRWRGDFGAPGDVTDLRGWLSAAGLEAVSVSRSGALAHFSAVKPGGDD, from the coding sequence ATGCGCCGCAGCGCGAGAGGCGTCGAGCGGCACTGGCGGCATCAACGGCTGATCCCGGCGGTCTATGACTTCGTCGTGGAGCACGAGCGGCTGGCACGACTGGGCGGCCGGGTGCTCTGGGGCGTGGACGTGCGCGCCATGTACGCCTCGTTCGCCGAGGCCGGACGGCTGCCCACGGGCGCCGCGGTGCTGGATGTGCCGTGCGGGGGAGGCGTGGCCTTCCGCGGCGTGCCGCCGGGCGCGGACCTGCGCTACGTCGCGGCCGACCTGTCCCCGATGATGCTGCGCCGGGCACGCGCGGAGGCCGGCCGTCGTGGTCTGCCGGCCGTGTTCGTGCGGCTGAGCGTGGACCGGCTGCCGTTCCCGCCGTCGGCGTTCGACCTCTGCGTGACCTACAACGGCCTGCACTGCCTTCCCGACCCCACGTCCGCGGTGGCCGAGATGGCACGCGTGCTGCGGCCCGGCGGCGTACTCCGGGGCAGCGCCGTGGTGACCGGGGCCGGGCGGCGTTTCGACGCGCTCATCGCGGTGTTCCGGTGGCGGGGCGACTTCGGAGCTCCCGGCGACGTGACCGATCTGCGCGGCTGGTTGTCGGCGGCGGGGCTCGAGGCCGTTTCGGTGAGCCGCTCGGGCGCCCTGGCGCACTTCTCGGCCGTGAAGCCCGGCGGCGACGACTAG
- a CDS encoding LysR family transcriptional regulator, whose product MLDVRRLRLLREFADRGSIAATAKALGYTPSAVSQQLAVLEREVGTTLLDRTARSAELTDAGRRLSDHADRILRMIEFAEADLSEAEPTGQIVLTAFPTAAVAFAPALAHGLRHHAGLTFQLRQTRPGDGLRQVRSGEVDLALVDDWTGRLPTRGGGSLRFSLLLHDPLVLVVPASHWAADQSHEIDLWRLREEPWLAAPAGEPSRQAFDRLLADVGGAPPMPWEFEGLGTILGLVARGVGIAAVPSLALTAAVPGIVARALPGSVTRYVYAVVRTASVRRPSVAVTLEALRDAVAEIDVMSVGRPPKADDLAK is encoded by the coding sequence ATGCTCGATGTGAGGAGGCTCCGGCTGCTGAGGGAGTTCGCCGACCGCGGCAGCATCGCGGCCACGGCGAAGGCGCTCGGCTACACCCCCTCCGCGGTGTCCCAGCAGCTCGCCGTGCTCGAGCGTGAGGTCGGCACCACCCTGCTCGACCGCACCGCGCGCAGCGCCGAGCTCACCGACGCGGGCAGGCGGCTGTCCGACCACGCCGACCGCATCCTCCGGATGATCGAGTTCGCCGAGGCCGACCTGTCCGAGGCCGAGCCGACCGGGCAGATCGTGCTCACCGCGTTCCCCACCGCCGCGGTGGCCTTCGCCCCCGCGCTCGCCCACGGCCTGCGCCACCACGCGGGCCTGACCTTCCAGCTGCGCCAGACGCGTCCCGGCGACGGCCTGCGGCAGGTCCGCTCGGGCGAGGTCGACCTGGCGCTCGTGGACGACTGGACCGGGCGGCTGCCGACGCGTGGCGGGGGCAGCCTGCGGTTCTCGCTGCTGCTCCACGATCCGCTCGTCCTGGTCGTGCCCGCGAGCCACTGGGCCGCCGACCAGAGCCACGAGATCGACCTGTGGCGACTGCGCGAGGAGCCGTGGCTGGCCGCGCCGGCGGGCGAGCCGTCCCGCCAGGCGTTCGACCGGCTGCTCGCGGACGTGGGAGGCGCGCCGCCGATGCCGTGGGAGTTCGAGGGCCTCGGCACGATCCTCGGCCTGGTCGCGCGCGGCGTCGGGATCGCCGCCGTGCCCAGCCTCGCGCTCACCGCGGCGGTGCCCGGCATCGTGGCACGCGCACTGCCCGGTTCGGTGACGCGATACGTGTACGCGGTCGTGCGGACGGCGAGCGTACGCCGCCCGTCGGTCGCGGTTACGTTGGAGGCGCTGCGGGACGCGGTGGCCGAGATCGACGTCATGTCGGTGGGCCGGCCGCCGAAGGCCGATGATCTAGCGAAGTGA
- the rpe gene encoding ribulose-phosphate 3-epimerase, whose amino-acid sequence MAVQIAPSILSADFARLADEVAAIADADWVHVDVMDNHFVPNLTIGLPVVEALLKTTTLPVDCHLMIEDPDRWAPGYAAAGAASVTIHVEAASAPIRTLREIRSAGARAGLALNPGTAVDPYADLLSEIDMLLVMTVEPGFGGQRFLDVVLPKVRRARELIKGRDLDVWLQVDGGVNAGTIERCAEAGADVFVAGSAVYSADDPAAAVRSLRERAAAVSSQA is encoded by the coding sequence ATGGCCGTGCAAATCGCTCCCAGCATCCTGTCCGCCGACTTCGCCCGGCTCGCCGACGAGGTCGCCGCCATCGCCGACGCCGACTGGGTCCACGTCGACGTCATGGACAACCACTTCGTGCCCAACCTCACCATCGGGCTGCCCGTGGTCGAGGCGCTCCTCAAGACGACGACGCTTCCGGTGGACTGCCACCTGATGATCGAGGACCCCGACCGGTGGGCCCCCGGCTACGCCGCGGCGGGGGCGGCCAGCGTCACGATCCACGTCGAGGCGGCGAGCGCCCCGATACGTACGCTCCGCGAGATCCGTTCCGCGGGGGCCCGTGCCGGGCTGGCCCTCAACCCGGGCACGGCCGTCGACCCGTACGCCGACCTGCTTTCTGAGATCGACATGCTGCTCGTGATGACCGTCGAGCCGGGCTTCGGCGGGCAGCGTTTCCTCGACGTGGTCCTGCCGAAGGTGCGCCGGGCGCGTGAGCTCATCAAGGGCCGTGACCTCGACGTCTGGCTCCAGGTCGACGGCGGCGTCAACGCCGGGACCATCGAACGCTGCGCCGAGGCGGGCGCGGACGTGTTCGTCGCGGGCTCGGCGGTGTACTCCGCCGACGACCCCGCGGCGGCCGTACGCTCCCTGCGCGAGCGCGCCGCCGCGGTTTCGTCTCAGGCGTAG
- a CDS encoding MBL fold metallo-hydrolase produces the protein MSDRTEWIKPGAFQVAPGVHRIPLPLPSDGLRAVNVYAIEDAEGLVLIDGGWALDEARRQLETSLKDIGFRVADITRFLVTHVHRDHYTQAIAVRKEFGTRVSLGIGERPTLEVLTRSGPPDRSPQLDQLLACGAHTLIEQLRAAWREGGHDPAEWEMPDEWIEGRAELPLSGRQLLAVPTPGHTRGHLVYTDLAGGLMFAGDHVLPHITPSIGFESAPESSPLGSYLASLKVVRELPDLRLLPAHGPVTDSVHARVDALLDHHAERLDACASVIAAGAGTAYETARALTWTRHERHFDELDMFNQMLATTETRAHLEVLAAQGRIGKRMDGPTAVYA, from the coding sequence ATGTCAGATCGGACCGAGTGGATCAAACCTGGAGCGTTCCAGGTCGCGCCTGGAGTGCACCGGATACCACTGCCGCTGCCCTCGGACGGGTTGCGGGCGGTCAACGTCTACGCCATCGAGGACGCCGAAGGCCTGGTCCTCATCGACGGCGGCTGGGCCCTCGACGAGGCCCGCCGGCAGTTGGAGACCTCCCTCAAGGACATCGGCTTCCGGGTCGCCGACATCACGAGGTTCCTGGTCACCCACGTCCATCGTGACCACTACACGCAGGCCATCGCGGTGCGCAAGGAGTTCGGCACGCGGGTGAGTCTCGGGATCGGTGAGCGCCCGACGCTCGAGGTCCTGACCCGTTCCGGGCCGCCCGACCGGTCGCCCCAGCTCGACCAGCTGCTCGCGTGCGGCGCCCACACCCTCATCGAGCAGCTACGGGCCGCCTGGCGCGAGGGCGGTCACGATCCGGCCGAGTGGGAGATGCCGGACGAGTGGATCGAGGGGCGCGCCGAGCTGCCCCTCAGCGGACGTCAGCTGCTCGCCGTGCCCACCCCCGGTCACACGCGCGGGCATCTGGTCTACACCGACCTGGCCGGTGGGCTGATGTTCGCGGGCGACCACGTCCTGCCGCACATCACGCCCTCGATCGGGTTCGAGAGCGCGCCCGAGTCCTCGCCGCTCGGCTCGTACCTCGCGTCGCTGAAGGTCGTCCGTGAGCTGCCCGACCTCCGGCTGCTGCCCGCGCACGGGCCCGTCACCGACAGCGTGCACGCGCGGGTGGACGCCCTGCTGGACCACCATGCCGAACGCCTGGACGCCTGTGCCTCCGTGATCGCCGCCGGGGCCGGCACCGCGTACGAGACGGCACGCGCGCTCACCTGGACCCGGCACGAGCGTCATTTCGACGAGCTGGACATGTTCAACCAGATGCTGGCGACCACGGAGACCCGTGCCCACCTCGAGGTGCTCGCCGCCCAGGGCCGCATCGGCAAGCGGATGGACGGCCCCACCGCGGTCTACGCCTGA
- a CDS encoding sulfite exporter TauE/SafE family protein: MVQAIGLGMVVLVGAGAQRVTGLGFSLVASPFMVLLLGPFNGVLVINACGAVAASIVLTQVWRDVDIRRALLLIGPALPAVVVGAWMARGLPAAPLAIVVGALILVALVAVVASEKARVLRGTTGAVIAGIGSGFLNVTVGAGGPAVAVYAVSIGWAQRNFAATAQLVFAALGVASLVAKGGHPSMAAAGWVTVGAGLLIGIVAGNHLAERVAPERAQAAVIFLAMAGAILTVVKGVVQL; the protein is encoded by the coding sequence GTGGTCCAGGCGATCGGGCTGGGGATGGTGGTGCTCGTCGGTGCCGGGGCTCAGCGGGTCACCGGGCTCGGGTTCTCGCTGGTGGCCTCGCCGTTCATGGTGTTGCTGCTCGGCCCGTTCAACGGCGTGCTGGTGATCAACGCGTGCGGGGCCGTGGCCGCGTCGATCGTGCTCACGCAGGTCTGGCGGGACGTCGACATCCGGCGTGCGCTGTTGCTCATCGGGCCGGCGCTTCCGGCCGTCGTGGTCGGCGCGTGGATGGCGCGCGGTCTGCCCGCCGCTCCGCTGGCCATCGTCGTCGGGGCGTTGATCCTCGTCGCGCTGGTCGCCGTCGTCGCCAGCGAGAAGGCCCGCGTCCTGCGCGGTACGACCGGGGCGGTCATCGCGGGGATCGGGTCGGGGTTCCTCAACGTCACGGTCGGGGCCGGTGGTCCGGCGGTCGCCGTGTACGCCGTGTCCATCGGATGGGCTCAGCGCAACTTCGCGGCCACCGCCCAGCTCGTCTTCGCCGCACTCGGTGTCGCGTCCCTCGTGGCCAAGGGCGGGCACCCCTCCATGGCGGCGGCCGGCTGGGTCACGGTCGGGGCCGGCCTGCTGATCGGCATCGTCGCGGGTAACCACCTCGCCGAGCGCGTGGCCCCGGAGCGCGCGCAGGCCGCCGTGATCTTTCTCGCGATGGCGGGCGCCATCCTGACCGTCGTCAAGGGCGTGGTCCAGCTTTAG
- the ribD gene encoding bifunctional diaminohydroxyphosphoribosylaminopyrimidine deaminase/5-amino-6-(5-phosphoribosylamino)uracil reductase RibD, with translation MTIAVHTAMRDAIALAARAQGLTSPNPVVGCVVLDAAGERAGEGYHAFAGASHAEAAALEQAGDRARGGTVVVTLEPCDHHGRTGPCTQAILDAGVRRVVYAVTDPSERARGGARRLAEAGVEVESGVLAAEAERLNAEWLTYARLRRPHVTWKFAATLDGRSAAADGTSQWITGAAAREDVHRLRARCDAIIAGSGTVLADDPRLTVRGFEPHDHLITHRRPLRVIADARARTPLGSRVLDDAAPTLIAVSEETIGDTGEQDAAALAARTAVVRLPRAAGKGGVDLHALMAELAEREIVSVLLEGGPTLAGAFLADGLVDRVVAYLAPTLFGAGPAALRDAGVTTLAEAYHLDIEDITTIGPDLRITAAVREQASGARADALTAPSRREH, from the coding sequence GTGACCATCGCGGTACACACGGCGATGCGTGACGCGATCGCGCTGGCTGCACGTGCCCAGGGACTGACCAGTCCCAATCCCGTCGTCGGATGCGTCGTGCTCGACGCCGCCGGAGAACGCGCGGGGGAGGGGTACCACGCCTTCGCCGGCGCCTCTCACGCCGAGGCCGCCGCTCTGGAACAGGCGGGCGACCGCGCCCGCGGCGGCACCGTCGTCGTCACCCTCGAACCCTGTGACCACCACGGCCGTACCGGACCGTGCACCCAGGCCATCCTGGACGCCGGCGTACGGCGCGTCGTGTACGCGGTGACCGATCCCAGCGAGCGCGCGCGGGGCGGTGCCCGGCGGCTGGCCGAGGCGGGCGTCGAGGTGGAGTCCGGAGTGCTCGCCGCCGAGGCCGAGCGCCTCAACGCCGAGTGGCTGACCTACGCGCGCCTGCGGCGCCCCCACGTCACCTGGAAGTTCGCCGCCACCCTGGACGGCCGGTCGGCCGCCGCCGACGGCACCAGCCAGTGGATCACCGGCGCGGCCGCGCGCGAGGACGTCCACCGCCTGCGCGCCCGCTGCGACGCGATCATCGCCGGGTCCGGCACCGTACTGGCCGACGACCCCCGCCTCACCGTGCGCGGCTTCGAGCCGCACGACCATCTGATCACCCACCGCAGGCCGCTCCGGGTCATCGCCGACGCGCGTGCGCGCACCCCGCTCGGCAGCCGCGTCCTGGACGACGCGGCGCCGACGCTGATCGCGGTCTCCGAGGAGACGATCGGGGACACCGGCGAACAGGACGCAGCCGCCCTGGCGGCCCGCACCGCCGTCGTACGCCTGCCGCGCGCCGCCGGCAAGGGCGGCGTCGACCTGCACGCACTCATGGCCGAGCTGGCCGAGCGCGAGATCGTCTCGGTGCTGCTCGAGGGCGGCCCGACGCTGGCCGGCGCGTTCCTCGCCGACGGCTTGGTCGACCGGGTCGTCGCCTACCTGGCACCCACGCTGTTCGGAGCCGGCCCGGCCGCCCTCCGCGACGCCGGGGTCACCACGCTGGCCGAGGCGTACCACCTGGACATCGAAGACATCACCACCATCGGGCCGGATCTGCGGATCACCGCGGCGGTGCGTGAACAGGCGAGCGGTGCCCGAGCCGACGCCCTGACGGCCCCATCTCGAAGGGAACACTGA